Within Clostridia bacterium, the genomic segment CAGCAATCCACATCCAAGCTCCTGTCTAAAGTTCCTGCCGAGGCCTGTTTGAAATCAATGGCATCCTCTTCAAGAGAAGCAAGCAACATCGATGCGCTGTCCATTCTTACCCTGAACCCGGCGAAGTCGGCCGAAGCCTTGCGTTACGTCGCCGCTCTCTCAGCCGAAGAACGCGAAGAGTTCCTTTCGCTCGCCGACTCCAACCACGTCGTCATACGCCCCCTTGAGCCGCTCGCCAATGCGGCATCTGCCGCCGGCAACGCAGATGTGCAGAACTGGGCCACTGCCGCGATCAGTCGCGAGCGCGACCGCATAGCCAACGCACTCACATGGTTAGAACGCGTGTGCAACGAACTGGAAGCTGCGGGCTGTCGCTCCACGGTCATGAAGTCGCTCGACCACTGGCCCGACCTTGGCAACGATCTCGATCTATACAGCACCGCCGACGAGCGGAACGTCTGCAACGTAATGACCTCCCGTTTCAAGGCTCACGTCGAGCCGCGGAGTTGGGGCGACCGCCTCGCCAACAAATGGAACTTCGCTGTCCCCGGCCTGCCGGAAGCCATCGAAGTCCACGCCAAGCGATTAGGACAGACCGGCGAGCACACGTTGCTAGCCCAGCGGTTTGTCAGCCGACGCATGAAGAGGAGCGTAGAAATTGACGGCAAGCGCCTCACTTTCAACGTCCCCGCGCCGGAAGAGCGCGTCATTGTCGCGACGCTCCAGCGCATGTATCGCCACTTCTATTTCCGCGTCTGCGACATCGTGAACACCATGAACCTCGTCGAGAGCGGCACACTCGACTTCAACGAACTGAAGCGCGCGGCCGACCTGGGCGGCATCTGGAGAGGTGTCTGTTCGTTCCTCAAGATTGCCAGCGATTATGTCCAGCAGTACAGGGGAACCGCGCTGCCCTTACCAAAGAATGTGCTGGAAGCTGCGCCATTCGGGGGCGAGAAGGTATACGTACGCGCCCGCTTCATCCGCGTGCCAATCATGCCGCAAGGCGCAGAACTCTACACCGAGCAGGTCACGAAAGCGGCCTTGCGCGGCGACGTGCCTGCAACGTTCCGCCTGTCGCTGCTGCCGGGGTTGGCCTCGGCCGCCGCAATAAGCTACAAGCTCACCGGCAGCGATAAGGGTATCTGGTAGGAAGCGCACTTATTGCGCCAGAGCGAACCTGCTATCGGTTGAGCGGGGCCGAAACGAGTTCATCCAAGAGTGATCAACTGCGGCTGCGTTTGGCCTTCGCTTATCGTGATTCGGCCCACGCTGATGGGTAGCTTGAAGCGTCGTGGACCCGCACTGCCGGGATTGAAGTACAGCTCCTGCTGGCCGTGATCTTCGCGGAAGTAGAATTCCGGTTTGTGCGAGTGCCCAAAGATCACGCCGGCGAATCCCGCGGCTGACAGCTTCAGATCCAGCATCCCCAAGTCGTGCAGCAGATAAAAGCTGAGCCCCGCCACTTCCACCACTGCGCACGCCGGAAACTCTTCTGCCCACGGTTGCCCGGCATCGACGTTGCCGCGAACGGCGATTACCGGTGCCAACTCGCGCAGTCTCGGCACGATCTCCGGCGAACCTATGTCACCTGCATGAACGATCACGTCCGAGCCACGCAGTGCGTCCAACGCCTGTGGGCGGAGCAGGCCGTGTGTGTCGGAGATAATTCCCAGTGTCGTCATCGAATTGGCCAAGAACTACAGGAAGCAAATATGCGGTCAGGAGTGGGGGGATGGAGCGGGAGACGGGGATCGAACCCGCGACCAACGGCTTGGGAAGCCGTGACTCTACCACTGAGTTACTCCCGCAACAGACACATTGTACTATAGGGCCAGCGTTGAGCGCCGGCATTGACGAATCGTTCATGCATTCTCCTGCGTCTAAATGAGAGCAGCAAATGCAACATCATTCCCGTACGCAATCCCCACGCACAATTCTCGCGCGAACGAATATTCTTTCGCGCCGTACATTAGAAAGGCATGCAGCACGATGGCTCATCTTTTCGCTCCGCTTAAACTTCGCGATATAACTCTGAAAAATCGTATCGGCGTCTCCCCCATGTGCCAGTATTCCAGTGAGGACGGTTTCGCGAATGATTGGCACCTCGTTCATCTAGGGGCGCGTGCTACCGGTGGTGCAGGTCTCGTCTTTACCGAGGCAACGGCCGTTACCCCGGAAGGGCGCATAAGCCCGCAAGACCTCGGTATCTGGCGCGACGAGCACATCGAGAACCTGTCGCGAATCACGGAATTCATCAAGAAGCACGGCGCAGTGGCCGGGACGCAACTCGCACATGCCGGACGCAAAGCCAGCACCGCAGCGCCATGGAATGGCTCTGGCTCAGTTCCGGAGAGCGATGGCGGCTGGCGTCCGGTTCTTGCTCCCAGCGCCATCCCATTTTCCGATGAATCCATCAAGCCACAGGCGCTCGAGAAGAGCGAGATCGCCCGCATCGTGAGCGCATTCGCAGACGCCGCTGCACGTGCCCTCGTGGCCGGGTTCCAGGTGATCGAGATACACGGTGCTCACGGATACCTGCTCAACGAATTCCTCTCTCCGCTGTCGAATCGGCGCACGGACGAATACGGCGGCACGTTCGAAAACCGCACGCGCGCCCTGCGCGAGGTCATCAGTGCTGTCCGCAGCCAATGGCCCGAACGGTTGCCGCTGTGGCTGCGAATCTCAGCAAGTGACTGGATGGAAGGCGGTTGGACCGTCGAAGACTCTGTTGCGCTGGCACGCATGGTCAAACCGCTCGGCGTAGATGTTATCGACTGCTCCTCAGGCGGCACAGTTCCCAATGCCAAGATTCCTGTCGGGGCCGGATACCAGGTGCCGCTATCGGAACGCGTCCGTCGCGAAGGCGACATCCTGACAGCATCCGTCGGCTTGATCACGTCGCCCGTCCAGGCCGACCAGATCATTCGCAACGAACAGGCCGATGTGATCCTGCTCGCTCGAGAGCTCCTGCGTGACCCCAACTGGCCTCTACGCGCCGCTCACAGGCTACATCAGGACATCGCCTGGCCCGTACAGTACGACCGCGCCAAGCCGAAATAGAGAGCCAACAAGATCGGCAAAAAGGCACCGAGACTCGAACGCTACGCCGCAAACAATCTCGCCACGCTCACATTGGCGCGGCGCTCCACCTGTTCGAAGGTGCATGCCTTCGGCTCTTTATCGGGACGCCACCTCAGGAACTTCGTTCCATGCCGAAACCGTCCGCCCGAGAAATGGTCGTAGCGAACTTCGCACACGAGTTTCGGCTCAAGACGCTCCCATTCGCCGGTGCGCTCTGTACTCCAGCGGCTCGGCCCTCCAGGAGCATTCCCGCTGAATCCGCTGCCGCCCATGTACGGCGACAGTATCTTCTCGAGTTCCTTGCGTTCCTCGGCCTTGAAGCTCGACGTATAGCCGATGTGCTGCAGCAGTCCGCTATCGTCATACAGTCCGAGCAGCAACGAACCCACTTCTCCGCCTTTGCTCGTCCAACGGAAACCGCCTACCACGCAGTCGGCCGTGCGTATGCGCTTGATCTTCTGCATGGCTGTGCGTTCGCCTGAGGCGTAGCTGCAATCGGTCTGCTTCGCGATGACTCCGTCAAACCCGCTCGCCGACAAATCTTTAAGCCAGCGCTCGGCCACCGCACGCTCCAGCGTCACGGGTGAGAGTCGCAGCGCCGAACTGCTGTTGTGAGCGCAGAACTTCAGCAACGCCTGCCTCCGCGCGCTTAAAGGCTCACCAATCAGAGCCTTTCCCTCATCGTCAACAAGGATATCGAAGGCCAGCACCGTCGCCGGAGTTTCACTGGAGAGCTTGCGGATTCGACTCTCCGCGGGATGGATTCGCATCAGCAAGTCGTCGAACCGGAGCTCCCCATTCCGCTCGATCACGATTTCGCCATCAATGACAAATCGCCTCGCAGCCAGGTTCCGAATTTCCTCCACCAGTTCAGGGAAATACCGCGCCAGCGGTTGACCAGCTTTCGATTGCAGCACCACCGTATCGCCGTCGCGGAATACCAGGCAGCGAAAGCCATCCCACTTCGGTTCATATTGATAGTTGCCGCCCGCAGGAATTTTCTCCACTGACTTTGCTTCCATCGGTGGAAATGGCGGCTGGATTGGGAGGTCGAGCGGAGGGAAGCTACCCTGAAGCTCTTCGGCCGGAACTGCGCCCTCCGTGACGGGATCAGGGCGATTCTTCGCAGATTTCTTGGTACGCATACAAACTCAGATTCCGGCATCTGGCGCGCACGCTGCCTGCAATCTCTGCGTCCACAGATTGGATCACAACGCGCAACTCTCGAAACTCTGAATCCGAATCTGTATACTTTCCCTTTCATGCTCAAGGAAACATTACAAGAAGGCCGAAAGGCCGCCGACTTCGCACTCGAGCGTCTGCTTCCGTCCGCCACACAGTATCCCGTATCCATTCATGAGGCCATGCGCCACAGCGTTTTCGCCGGAGGCAAGCGCCTGCGCCCCATCCTGTGCATGGAGGCAGCACGCATGGTCGCTGGCACGCTACCCGATGGCGTCGAGGAACTCGGCGCCGCCATCGAGATGCTGCACACGTATTCCCTCATTCACGACGATCTTCCTGCACTCGATAATGACGACCTCCGCCGCGGACGCCCCACCTGCCACATCGCCTTTGGAGAAGCCACGGCCATCCTCGCCGGCGACGCCCTTCAGAACTGCGCATTTGAAACTATGGCGCGCCTGCGCTGCCCCGCCGAAGCCCGTGTCCGCATCATCGAAGAACTCGCGCATGGCACCGGCACCGTTGACGGCATGATTGGCGGCCAGGTAGTCGATCTCGAATCCGAGCACATCAAGCCCGACGCCAGCACGCTCGAATACATCCATCGCGCGAAGACCGGCGCACTTATCACATCAACGCTCGTCGCAGGATGTATCTACGCCGGGGCAACCGCCACGGAGATTCAGCGCGTACGCGAATTCGGACGTGCTTCCGGCCTCGCTTTTCAGATTGCCGACGACATCCTCGACGTCACGCAGAGTTCCGAGCAGCTCGGCAAAACCGCCGGTAAAGATCAGGCTGTCGAGAAAGCCACGTATCCGTCGCTCTACGGACTGGAACAGTCGGAGCGTATGGCGGACGAGCTGATCAACCGCGCCTGCTCCGCGCTCGACAGCTTCGGCCAACGCGCCGATACGCTAAAGTCGATTGCAAAGTACCTGGTCGAGCGGAAGAAGTAGCCCACCCCGCTCGACGTACCCCGTGCTACGTGTTGAATTCTGAGGCTCTATGAACACGACTGACCTCGACCTCCTCGCCATTGCCGCTCACCGCGACGACGTTGAACAGACCTGCGGCGGCACTCTGCTGAAGATGGCCGCCCTCGGACATCGCACGGGCATCCTCGACCTTACACAAGGCGAGATGGGCACGCGCGGCACGGCAGACGATCGCGCTCGCGAAGCCGCCGAAGCCGCTCGTATTCTCAACCTGTCGTGGCGCTCTGCACTCGATATCCCCGACGGGCGGGTCGAAAACACGTGGGAAAATCGCCTCAAGATTGCTCGCGTCCTGCGCGAGCAACGCCCGCGCGTCGTCATACTCCCTTACTGGAAGGGACGCCACCCCGACCACTACACATGTTCCACCCTCGGTTATGAAGCGTGCTTCCTCGCAGGACTGATGAAGCTGGGCCACGCAGAAGGTTGGACCGAGGACCTGCACGCCATCTCCCAACTCGCGCCGCATCGCCCGTTCAAAATCATCTATGCATCGCTCTACTACGACGTGCGTCCCGCATTTGTTGTCGACATCACGGACCACTTCGAAGCGCGCTTCGAATCGTTGATGGCTTATAAATCCCAGTACGAAAACCAACAGGCTGGGGCCACGGATTTCCCTCTGAGAGAAGAGATCCGCCAGCGTCTGGAAACCATGGCGTCGTTCTACGGGATGCTCGCAGGCGTGAAGTACGCCGAGCCTTTCGTTCAAAAGGAAGTAGGCCTGGTAGGCGATCTCATGATGTTGCCGGTCAAAAGCATCTGAGGTTTACACCAGTTGCCAGTTGCCGGTTCTCAGTAGCCAGTTGCCGGTTTCAAAAAGCCCGAAGTGATCAAAGGGTGTTTCGGCTTCGCTCCTCAAAAGCTGGCCCCCTTAAACACTGCAGTTTCAACTTACCTACCCTGCTTCGAACGCTACAGCTTCAACGCGACGCTCACTCCATCGCGCAGCGGCACGATCGTTGTCCAGAAGTCCTGCATCTGGTAAAGCGCTCGGTTGAACTCGAGAATTGCTTTCGTCGATGACTCGAGCTCTCCAGCTGCCTTCGACGCTCCTGTCGCTTGTGCCACGCGCCCATGCCAAAGCGAGTTATCGGCCACCAGCAATCCACCTTTGCGTACCTTAGGTACAGCCAGTCTCAGCGCGCGGGGATAGTCTTCTTTATCTACGTCGCAAAAGATGATGTCGAACTCGCCCTTCTCTTCCGACAGCAACTCCAGGGCATCGCCCACCAAGACCCGCACTCGATCTTTTACTCCGGCACGGTCCAGGTATCCGCGTGCCTCGTCGGCATTCTTACGAGCGCCATCTGTGTACGTTATGAGGCCATCGTCTCCTACGGCCCGCGCCCACCAGATCGTCGAATAGCCTATGGCCGAACCCAGTTCGAACACCGTCTTCGCGCCGACCATCTTTGCCAACTGATACAACAGTCGACCCACGGCCGGGCCGACGATTGGGATATTCCGCTGCTCGGCCTTCTGCTCCATCTCCTGCAACACGGCATCGCGCGCCGGCAACATCGAATACATGTAATGCTCAACGTCCGGATCTGTGATTCCGTTCATCTTGCTTGTGGCCTCCCTTGCTTCTAACTGGTCACTGACGCTGGCGCCGTCGCATGCAACTGTCTTGTCTGCCCTGGTGTCATGGCCATCACTTCAATGCCAAGTTCGTGCGCCATCTTCTCAAGGTCCTCCGGCTTTCCACTCAGCAGCGGGAACGTGCCAAAGTGCATAGGGATAAGTACCTTCGGACGCAGCAGTCCGCACGCATACTCCACTTCGCGCGGCCCCATGGTGAAGTGACCGCCAATCGGGAGCATTACGATTTCCGGTGAATAGAGTTCCCTGATGATGTGCATATCGCCAAAGACATTCGTGTCGCCGGCGTGGTAGAGCTTCAACCCGTTCTCGAATTCCAGAACGTACCCGCACGGCTCGCCGCCATAAACAATCGACCCGTCGTCTTCCGTGATTCCGCATGAGTGGTCGGCATGCACCATGGTGATCTTCACGCCTTGCTCAAGGATGGCGCCGCCCTTGTTCATCGGATTCGTCTTCTTTACGCCCTTCTTCTCCATCCACGCGCACAACTCGAAGATGCCGACTACAGCCGGCTTGTGCTGCTTAGCCAACTTGACCGCATCTCCGATGTGGTCGAAGTGACCGTGCGTGCACAACATGACATCGATCTTGTTAAGGCGCTTCTGTTCCTCAGGACACATTGGATTGCTCGTTACCCACGGATCAATGACGATCGTCTTCCCTTCCGCCGTGTCAATGCGGAAGGTTGAGTGTCCCAGCCACGTTACGTGGATCGTATCCGCCGTCATAACCGCCCTCGCAGTTCATTCTGCACTCCGAAACGCCGGAGTCAGGTTCGCTACTTCCCGTGCTTGTCGCGCCAGGCCTTGAACCCGCCGGCTAGCGACAGCACATTACGGAAACCCATCTTCTGAAGCATCCAGGCAGCCAACGCCGAGCGGCTGCCGCCGCCGCAGTAAAGCACGATTGTCTTGTCCTTATCGCTCGTTACCTGGTCGATGTTCAGCTCCAGCATTCCGCGCGGAATCGCTACCGCACCCGGAATCATGGACTGCTGTGAATCTTGGCTCTCACGTACGTCGATGATTACCACGTCTTCACCGTTGGCCTGCATCTTCTCTAGTTCATCCAACTCGATCTCTTGAACATCCTTCTTCAATTCGTCCACCAACTGCTTAAATTCCGGCATCGTCATTTGTGCTCGCCTTTCGGTACGACTTGGGATTGTATTGCCTGAAACTCACGGCTGCAACGCGCGGCAACGCAAACTGCTGTACTTGCGCCTTCGTACCCAGCTACACCCAAGGTTATTCACAACAACAGTGCAGGGTGGCTGTTATCATTATCGTCTGAGAAAACAGATGGAGTCTCCTGTCCTGAAGCCAGCCGCATCGGCAGTCGATTCACTTCTACTGGAAGTGGCCGACGTGGTGAACGCCACGCTCGACCTCGACACGCTGCTTCGCCGCGTTTCCGAACTCGTGCGCCGTGTCATCGATTATGAAATATTCGCCATCCTGCTGCTGAACGAGAAAACGCAGGAGATGCGCATACGGTTCCAGGTAGGGCATCCAGAGGAACTGGCCGAACGCATGCGCGTAAAGGTCGGAGAAGGCATCAGCGGAGTTGCCGCGCAGACGCGCGAGCCGGTACTCGTCAGCGACGTTTCCAGTAACGATCACTATATCCACACGGTCAAGGGCGTGCGTTCTGAGCTGGCCATCCCGCTCATTACCAAAAACCGCGTGATCGGCGTTATCGACATAGAGGCTTCGCAGGCCAACTACTTCACAGAAGAGCACAGCCGCCTGCTCACGCTGATCGCTTCGCGCATCGCCATCGGAATCGAGAACGCACGCCTCTACACCCG encodes:
- a CDS encoding metallophosphoesterase family protein; translated protein: MTTLGIISDTHGLLRPQALDALRGSDVIVHAGDIGSPEIVPRLRELAPVIAVRGNVDAGQPWAEEFPACAVVEVAGLSFYLLHDLGMLDLKLSAAGFAGVIFGHSHKPEFYFREDHGQQELYFNPGSAGPRRFKLPISVGRITISEGQTQPQLITLG
- a CDS encoding NADH:flavin oxidoreductase/NADH oxidase, whose translation is MAHLFAPLKLRDITLKNRIGVSPMCQYSSEDGFANDWHLVHLGARATGGAGLVFTEATAVTPEGRISPQDLGIWRDEHIENLSRITEFIKKHGAVAGTQLAHAGRKASTAAPWNGSGSVPESDGGWRPVLAPSAIPFSDESIKPQALEKSEIARIVSAFADAAARALVAGFQVIEIHGAHGYLLNEFLSPLSNRRTDEYGGTFENRTRALREVISAVRSQWPERLPLWLRISASDWMEGGWTVEDSVALARMVKPLGVDVIDCSSGGTVPNAKIPVGAGYQVPLSERVRREGDILTASVGLITSPVQADQIIRNEQADVILLARELLRDPNWPLRAAHRLHQDIAWPVQYDRAKPK
- a CDS encoding ATP-dependent DNA ligase; the encoded protein is MRTKKSAKNRPDPVTEGAVPAEELQGSFPPLDLPIQPPFPPMEAKSVEKIPAGGNYQYEPKWDGFRCLVFRDGDTVVLQSKAGQPLARYFPELVEEIRNLAARRFVIDGEIVIERNGELRFDDLLMRIHPAESRIRKLSSETPATVLAFDILVDDEGKALIGEPLSARRQALLKFCAHNSSSALRLSPVTLERAVAERWLKDLSASGFDGVIAKQTDCSYASGERTAMQKIKRIRTADCVVGGFRWTSKGGEVGSLLLGLYDDSGLLQHIGYTSSFKAEERKELEKILSPYMGGSGFSGNAPGGPSRWSTERTGEWERLEPKLVCEVRYDHFSGGRFRHGTKFLRWRPDKEPKACTFEQVERRANVSVARLFAA
- a CDS encoding farnesyl diphosphate synthase, giving the protein MLKETLQEGRKAADFALERLLPSATQYPVSIHEAMRHSVFAGGKRLRPILCMEAARMVAGTLPDGVEELGAAIEMLHTYSLIHDDLPALDNDDLRRGRPTCHIAFGEATAILAGDALQNCAFETMARLRCPAEARVRIIEELAHGTGTVDGMIGGQVVDLESEHIKPDASTLEYIHRAKTGALITSTLVAGCIYAGATATEIQRVREFGRASGLAFQIADDILDVTQSSEQLGKTAGKDQAVEKATYPSLYGLEQSERMADELINRACSALDSFGQRADTLKSIAKYLVERKK
- the bshB1 gene encoding bacillithiol biosynthesis deacetylase BshB1, which codes for MNTTDLDLLAIAAHRDDVEQTCGGTLLKMAALGHRTGILDLTQGEMGTRGTADDRAREAAEAARILNLSWRSALDIPDGRVENTWENRLKIARVLREQRPRVVILPYWKGRHPDHYTCSTLGYEACFLAGLMKLGHAEGWTEDLHAISQLAPHRPFKIIYASLYYDVRPAFVVDITDHFEARFESLMAYKSQYENQQAGATDFPLREEIRQRLETMASFYGMLAGVKYAEPFVQKEVGLVGDLMMLPVKSI
- a CDS encoding O-methyltransferase — encoded protein: MNGITDPDVEHYMYSMLPARDAVLQEMEQKAEQRNIPIVGPAVGRLLYQLAKMVGAKTVFELGSAIGYSTIWWARAVGDDGLITYTDGARKNADEARGYLDRAGVKDRVRVLVGDALELLSEEKGEFDIIFCDVDKEDYPRALRLAVPKVRKGGLLVADNSLWHGRVAQATGASKAAGELESSTKAILEFNRALYQMQDFWTTIVPLRDGVSVALKL
- a CDS encoding metal-dependent hydrolase; its protein translation is MTADTIHVTWLGHSTFRIDTAEGKTIVIDPWVTSNPMCPEEQKRLNKIDVMLCTHGHFDHIGDAVKLAKQHKPAVVGIFELCAWMEKKGVKKTNPMNKGGAILEQGVKITMVHADHSCGITEDDGSIVYGGEPCGYVLEFENGLKLYHAGDTNVFGDMHIIRELYSPEIVMLPIGGHFTMGPREVEYACGLLRPKVLIPMHFGTFPLLSGKPEDLEKMAHELGIEVMAMTPGQTRQLHATAPASVTS
- a CDS encoding rhodanese-like domain-containing protein, with protein sequence MTMPEFKQLVDELKKDVQEIELDELEKMQANGEDVVIIDVRESQDSQQSMIPGAVAIPRGMLELNIDQVTSDKDKTIVLYCGGGSRSALAAWMLQKMGFRNVLSLAGGFKAWRDKHGK